The sequence TTCGTGATGAGCGCGGGCACGTCGTCGCGCACGGCATGTCGAGCGTGCTGACGCTGGCCGGCAAGGGTCTGGCGATCGACCTGCCGAAGTACCTGGAGGAGAACGAATGAGCACCCCGAACCCGGCGTATCTGGACGCGGTCAGAGACCTGGTCAGACACGGCAGCTACCCGCACCTGCTGGGTATGGAGCTCACCGAACTCGAGCCCGACCGCTGCGTCGTGGGTCTGGAGGTGGCCGAACGCCACCTGCAGCCGTACGGCATCGTCCATGGGGGAGTCCTCGCATCGCTGCTCGACACCGCCACCTTCTGGGCCGCGTTCGTACGCCTGCCGCACGACACCGGACTGGTCAACGTCGACCTCAAGCTCAACTACCTGGAAGCCGTCCCGCCGAACGCCGGTCGCCTGC comes from Nocardioides baekrokdamisoli and encodes:
- a CDS encoding PaaI family thioesterase, with translation MSTPNPAYLDAVRDLVRHGSYPHLLGMELTELEPDRCVVGLEVAERHLQPYGIVHGGVLASLLDTATFWAAFVRLPHDTGLVNVDLKLNYLEAVPPNAGRLLTEGRCIRPGRTLSYTEAYVRDAAGRLIAHATSTVMALPGKGLPIDLPKFLD